In Devosia litorisediminis, one genomic interval encodes:
- the ftsZ gene encoding cell division protein FtsZ, with protein sequence MTINLTIPDIQELKPRITVFGCGGAGGNAVNNMIESGLDGVDFVVANTDAQALALSKAQRIIQLGVGVTEGLGAGSHPEVGRAAAEESWDEINDHLSGSHMVFITAGMGGGTGTGAAPVVARAAREQGILTVGVVTKPFNFEGNRRARLAEDGIDELHRHVDTLIVIPNQNLFRVANEKTTFADAFAMADQVLFSGVACITDLMVKEGLINLDFADVRAVMRGMGKAMMGTGEASGEDRARHAAEAAIANPLLDDVSMHGARGLLISITGGPDLTLYEVDEAASRIREEVDVDCNIILGATYDPSLTGTLRVSVVATGTDATMVQALEPAKPHASRTPLEVRRHVPVEPSRTGTERAAIASPVTVPEQVEHQVEAAVAEAFSFNDITPSTPAEAEDDGVMVEPYIPAAAVAPQEDDEPVMAADSPVPSAYVPSHAVHPEGQRRMPRTEELPVVARRTQEPAERADAEPRNARALFKRLASNVGLNLGQPEAPQKSEPAYSAADDNAARSAIEAGGARASRVAAPTEGAHGNLDNHARQPAAAPQKESLEIPAFLRNHG encoded by the coding sequence ATGACCATCAACCTCACCATCCCGGATATCCAGGAGTTGAAGCCCCGTATCACCGTCTTTGGTTGTGGTGGTGCCGGCGGCAACGCCGTCAACAACATGATCGAGTCCGGTCTTGATGGCGTGGACTTCGTTGTTGCCAATACCGATGCGCAGGCCCTGGCCTTGTCCAAGGCGCAGCGCATCATCCAGCTGGGCGTCGGTGTTACCGAAGGCCTGGGCGCCGGTTCGCACCCAGAAGTGGGTCGCGCGGCAGCCGAAGAGAGCTGGGACGAGATCAATGATCACCTGTCGGGCTCGCATATGGTGTTCATCACCGCGGGCATGGGCGGCGGTACCGGTACCGGTGCGGCTCCCGTGGTGGCCCGCGCAGCGCGCGAGCAGGGCATCCTGACCGTTGGTGTTGTCACCAAGCCATTCAATTTCGAAGGCAATCGACGTGCCCGTCTGGCCGAAGATGGCATTGACGAGCTGCACCGCCATGTCGATACGCTGATCGTCATTCCCAATCAGAACCTGTTCCGCGTGGCCAATGAAAAGACCACCTTTGCCGACGCGTTTGCGATGGCCGACCAGGTGCTGTTCTCGGGCGTGGCCTGCATTACCGATCTGATGGTCAAGGAAGGCCTGATCAACCTCGATTTCGCCGACGTGCGCGCCGTAATGCGCGGCATGGGCAAGGCGATGATGGGTACCGGCGAAGCATCGGGCGAAGATCGTGCCCGCCACGCCGCCGAAGCTGCCATTGCCAACCCACTGCTCGACGATGTGTCGATGCACGGCGCTCGCGGCCTGCTGATCTCGATCACCGGTGGTCCGGATCTGACACTGTATGAAGTCGATGAAGCTGCCAGCCGCATCCGCGAAGAAGTCGATGTGGACTGCAACATCATTCTGGGCGCGACCTATGACCCAAGCCTGACGGGCACGCTGCGCGTGTCGGTTGTGGCCACGGGAACGGATGCGACCATGGTGCAGGCTCTTGAGCCCGCCAAGCCACATGCTTCGCGCACCCCACTTGAAGTGCGCCGCCATGTGCCGGTCGAGCCAAGCCGCACAGGTACTGAGCGCGCTGCCATCGCTTCGCCCGTGACTGTGCCCGAGCAGGTCGAGCATCAGGTTGAAGCCGCTGTGGCCGAAGCCTTCTCGTTTAACGACATCACCCCCAGCACCCCGGCTGAAGCCGAAGATGATGGCGTGATGGTCGAACCCTATATCCCCGCTGCCGCTGTTGCGCCGCAGGAAGACGACGAGCCCGTGATGGCCGCCGACTCACCTGTACCAAGCGCATATGTGCCCTCGCATGCCGTTCACCCCGAAGGTCAGCGCCGCATGCCGCGTACCGAGGAGCTTCCGGTTGTTGCGCGACGGACACAGGAACCAGCGGAACGTGCTGATGCAGAGCCTCGCAATGCGCGTGCGCTGTTCAAGCGTCTGGCGTCAAATGTTGGTCTTAACCTGGGCCAGCCAGAGGCGCCCCAGAAGAGCGAACCAGCCTATTCCGCCGCCGATGACAATGCCGCTCGCAGCGCCATAGAGGCCGGTGGCGCAAGGGCTTCGCGGGTTGCTGCCCCAACCGAGGGTGCCCATGGCAATCTCGACAATCATGCCCGCCAGCCTGCTGCGGCACCCCAGAAAGAGAGCCTGGAAATTCCAGCTTTCCTGCGCAATCACGGTTAG
- the lpxC gene encoding UDP-3-O-acyl-N-acetylglucosamine deacetylase — MQKLNTRQRTLAAAIDFSGYGVHSGQPVNLTISPAAADSGFLICRTLENGTTTVPVQVHFSRVSRTTLCTTLDLGDSVSVATIEHVTSALSGMGVDNALITIDGSECPILDGSARPFAEAILATGLEIQPAHRKFLKIMRAVTVRNNDAFAALEPYNGRSLDLEIDFDSKVIGRQRMIFDWTPRRYYDDVSRARTFGFARDAKILRQAGYALGSSLDNSITVHEDRILNPGGLRYEDEFVRHKLLDAIGDLSLGGLPIWGRFRSYKGGHALNAHVLTGLFSSEANYEIVSADDLPLEFQAFDEQPEGLTVNHYLRSVR, encoded by the coding sequence ATGCAAAAACTGAACACGCGCCAGCGTACCCTCGCGGCTGCGATCGACTTCTCCGGCTACGGTGTCCACAGCGGTCAACCCGTCAACCTGACAATCAGTCCAGCAGCGGCCGATAGCGGCTTCCTGATCTGCCGCACGCTTGAGAACGGCACCACGACCGTGCCGGTGCAGGTGCATTTTTCGCGGGTCAGCCGAACCACGCTGTGCACGACGCTCGATCTGGGTGACAGCGTCAGCGTTGCCACCATCGAACATGTGACCTCTGCCCTCAGCGGAATGGGCGTCGACAATGCGCTCATTACCATTGATGGCAGTGAATGCCCGATCCTGGATGGCAGTGCCCGTCCGTTCGCCGAGGCAATCTTGGCGACAGGTCTGGAAATCCAGCCCGCGCACCGCAAGTTTCTCAAGATCATGCGCGCCGTTACCGTGCGCAACAATGACGCCTTTGCCGCGCTTGAGCCCTATAATGGCCGCTCGCTCGATCTCGAGATCGATTTTGATAGCAAGGTCATTGGTCGCCAGCGGATGATCTTCGACTGGACGCCGCGTCGCTATTACGACGATGTCTCGCGCGCCCGCACATTCGGCTTTGCCCGTGATGCCAAGATCCTCCGGCAAGCTGGCTATGCGCTGGGCTCGAGCCTGGATAATTCGATCACCGTGCACGAGGATCGTATCCTCAACCCGGGTGGGCTGCGTTACGAAGACGAGTTCGTTCGCCACAAGCTGCTTGATGCCATTGGCGATCTGTCGCTGGGCGGTCTGCCGATCTGGGGCCGTTTCCGTTCCTATAAGGGCGGGCACGCGCTCAACGCGCATGTGTTGACCGGTCTCTTTTCCAGTGAAGCCAATTATGAGATAGTCAGCGCCGATGATCTGCCGCTGGAGTTCCAGGCGTTCGATGAGCAGCCTGAGGGTCTGACGGTCAATCATTATCTGCGCTCGGTGCGCTAG
- a CDS encoding outer membrane protein assembly factor BamD encodes MTVEAFGGLTSRAARFLTIALVTAVLAGCSLFGPSKVKEEPIIPAATLYQKALDDMDRQYFQTAIKSLEQLDRQHPRDPLTEKSKLMQVFANYRANQLDEAILAADRYLAVYPNGKDAPYVMYLKGNSYFAQIKDITRDQQLSADAIETYQLLISNYPRSEYAKDAKEKLLIAYDQLAGKEMSVGRYYLGNGQYTAAINRFRVVVETWQTSTHIEEALYRLTEAYLSLGLTNEAMTAAAVLGHNYPSSSWYKEAFALLGKQGLAPAVNNGSWLAGLRN; translated from the coding sequence GTGACAGTTGAAGCTTTTGGTGGTCTCACCAGCCGGGCCGCCCGGTTCCTGACGATTGCTCTGGTGACGGCGGTTCTGGCCGGTTGCTCCCTGTTCGGACCTTCCAAGGTCAAGGAAGAGCCAATCATTCCTGCCGCAACGCTGTATCAGAAGGCGTTGGACGACATGGACCGGCAGTATTTCCAGACGGCTATCAAGTCGCTGGAACAGCTTGATCGCCAGCATCCACGCGATCCGCTGACTGAAAAGTCCAAGCTGATGCAGGTTTTCGCGAACTATCGCGCCAACCAGCTCGATGAGGCCATTCTGGCAGCAGACCGCTATCTGGCGGTCTATCCCAATGGCAAGGACGCGCCCTACGTGATGTACCTCAAGGGCAATTCCTATTTTGCCCAGATCAAGGACATCACGCGCGACCAGCAGCTCTCTGCTGACGCCATCGAAACCTACCAGCTGTTGATTTCAAACTATCCACGGTCCGAATACGCCAAGGATGCCAAGGAAAAGCTGCTGATTGCCTATGATCAGCTGGCGGGCAAGGAAATGTCGGTTGGCCGCTATTATCTGGGCAATGGCCAGTATACGGCTGCAATCAACCGCTTCCGCGTTGTGGTGGAAACCTGGCAGACCTCGACCCATATCGAGGAAGCGCTGTATCGCTTGACCGAAGCCTATCTGTCGCTTGGTCTGACCAATGAAGCCATGACTGCTGCCGCTGTGCTGGGCCACAACTACCCATCGAGCAGCTGGTACAAGGAAGCCTTTGCGCTGCTGGGAAAGCAGGGTCTGGCACCCGCCGTCAATAATGGCAGCTGGCTGGCCGGCCTGCGCAACTAG
- the recN gene encoding DNA repair protein RecN encodes MLNALSVRNIVLIDQLDLALDAGMTVLTGETGAGKSILLDALTLALGGRGDASLVRSGQESGQVVAVLQLAADHPARTALRDNAIPDDEDIILRRVQFADGRTRAFINDQPVSAALLQRVGSQIVEIHGQHDDRALVDVATHRAALDAFGELEGAAGKVRDAWEGVSAAQEAVAAQKALVAEALAAEEYARHTVDELGKLKPQVGEEDELAARRTHLQQVERSASDVGEIDDMLNGPNAPAPALASLMRRLMRKIDGGSSLFQPIVDSIDASLTSLDHTSDALEELKRSMAYDPAELEDVEERLFALRAAARKHQTSCDGLIEVLEKYTADLETLQSGETRLVALQAAEARALESYRKLAGTLSAGRAKAAKALGKAVGAELPDLKLGSARFIVDHQIEESRIAASGFDQIAFHVQTNPGTAAGPLLKVASGGELSRFLLALKVVLADRGSAPVLIFDEIDTGVGGAVADAIGRRLARLAGKVQVLSVTHAPQVAARAQRHLLIEKQMVKEGAFMRTHVKPLDTAARQEEVARMLAGAEITDEARAAASKLLSAVG; translated from the coding sequence ATGCTGAACGCGCTCTCGGTTCGCAACATCGTCCTTATCGACCAGCTTGATCTGGCTCTCGACGCCGGCATGACCGTGCTGACCGGCGAGACCGGTGCGGGCAAGTCCATCCTGCTCGACGCGCTGACGCTGGCGCTGGGCGGCCGCGGTGACGCATCGCTGGTGCGCAGCGGTCAGGAGAGCGGGCAGGTGGTTGCTGTGCTGCAACTGGCGGCGGACCATCCGGCGCGCACCGCCTTGCGCGACAATGCCATTCCCGATGACGAAGACATCATTCTGCGTCGCGTACAGTTTGCCGATGGGCGCACGCGGGCCTTCATCAATGATCAGCCGGTCTCGGCGGCGCTGTTGCAGCGTGTGGGAAGCCAGATCGTGGAAATCCATGGTCAGCATGATGACCGCGCGCTGGTCGATGTGGCGACCCACAGGGCGGCGCTCGATGCTTTCGGCGAACTGGAAGGCGCCGCTGGCAAGGTTCGTGACGCCTGGGAGGGCGTGAGCGCCGCGCAAGAGGCTGTGGCCGCACAAAAGGCTTTGGTGGCCGAGGCGCTGGCCGCTGAGGAATATGCCCGCCATACCGTTGACGAACTGGGCAAGCTCAAGCCGCAGGTGGGCGAAGAGGACGAGCTGGCAGCGCGGCGGACGCATTTGCAGCAGGTCGAGCGGTCGGCCTCAGATGTCGGCGAGATCGACGACATGCTCAATGGCCCGAACGCACCGGCACCGGCGCTGGCCAGCCTGATGCGTCGGTTGATGCGCAAGATTGACGGTGGTTCGAGCCTGTTCCAGCCTATCGTGGACAGCATCGACGCCTCGCTGACCAGTCTGGACCACACCAGCGATGCGCTCGAAGAGCTCAAACGCTCCATGGCCTATGATCCGGCCGAGCTGGAGGATGTCGAAGAGCGGCTGTTCGCGCTGCGCGCTGCGGCCCGCAAGCACCAGACCAGCTGCGACGGGCTGATCGAGGTGCTGGAGAAATACACCGCTGATCTGGAAACGCTGCAGAGCGGGGAGACCCGACTGGTGGCGCTGCAAGCGGCAGAAGCCAGGGCGCTCGAAAGCTATCGCAAGCTGGCGGGCACGCTGAGCGCTGGCCGCGCCAAGGCCGCCAAGGCGCTGGGCAAGGCGGTCGGCGCCGAGCTGCCCGATCTCAAACTGGGTTCGGCCAGGTTCATCGTTGATCATCAGATCGAGGAGAGCCGGATTGCCGCCTCCGGGTTCGATCAGATCGCCTTTCATGTGCAGACCAATCCGGGCACGGCGGCGGGCCCCTTGCTCAAGGTGGCCTCGGGCGGCGAGCTCAGCCGGTTCCTGCTGGCGCTCAAGGTGGTGCTGGCCGACCGGGGTTCTGCGCCCGTGCTGATCTTTGACGAAATCGACACCGGTGTGGGTGGCGCGGTTGCCGACGCCATTGGCCGGCGTCTGGCGCGGCTGGCGGGCAAGGTGCAGGTGCTTTCAGTGACCCATGCCCCCCAGGTTGCCGCGCGCGCCCAGCGCCATCTGCTGATCGAAAAGCAGATGGTCAAGGAAGGCGCCTTCATGCGCACCCATGTCAAACCGCTCGACACTGCCGCCCGGCAGGAAGAAGTGGCACGCATGCTGGCGGGGGCGGAAATCACCGATGAAGCGCGGGCTGCTGCCAGTAAGCTCTTGAGCGCGGTGGGGTAG
- the ligA gene encoding NAD-dependent DNA ligase LigA, which translates to MSAKYVETLSEDEAKAELQRLAEAIAAADIAYHQNDKPEISDGDYDALRRRNDAIEQRFPALVVQNGPSVAVGAAVAEGFAKVRHGIAMLSLGNAFEDDDVVDFVGRAKGFFQKDLLRDPAMKLYFTAEPKIDGLSASLRYEDGVFVRGATRGDGTEGEDITANLRTIGDIPEKLKGSGWPTVIEIRGEVYMTHAEFQRLKAHSAKFGGQDYVNPRNTAAGSLRQKNPEITASRNLNFFAYAWGIAENSAGQPQAPAETQSEAVAKFKKWGFATNPLMIRTDSTDELLAHYREIEAQRATLGYDIDGVVYKLDRLDLQQRWGFVARAPRWAIAHKFPAEQATTILTGIDIQVGRTGALTPVARLAPVTVGGVVVENATLHNEDYIKGLGNDGEPIRNGVDLRVGDTVIVQRAGDVIPQIVDVVLDKRPQDAVPFVFPETCPVCGSPAVREVNEKTGKVDSKRRCTGELVCPAQAIEKLKHFVARDALDIDGLGDRQVTLFYEEGRIARPADIFTLKARDERSMKKLKDVDGFGATSVKKLFDAIDARRAPELDRFIYALGIRHVGETTAALLARTFTSMDEFRRVAIEATHAEGDKHAVFPEINGIGDTVRSSVMGFFANDRNIQALDDLLAEVKPQDYIVTVSADSVVAGKTVVFTGSLEKMTRSEAKAMAERLGAKVAGSISAQTDILVAGPGAGSKLKKAEELGVEVISEDEWFERVQQ; encoded by the coding sequence TTGTCCGCAAAATACGTCGAAACGCTGTCCGAGGACGAGGCCAAGGCTGAATTGCAGCGGCTGGCCGAGGCCATTGCGGCCGCCGATATCGCCTATCACCAGAACGACAAGCCCGAAATCAGCGACGGGGATTACGACGCGCTGCGCCGCCGCAATGACGCTATCGAGCAGCGTTTTCCAGCGCTCGTGGTGCAGAACGGGCCGTCGGTTGCTGTCGGTGCTGCGGTTGCCGAGGGGTTTGCCAAGGTGCGGCATGGCATTGCCATGCTCAGTCTGGGCAATGCTTTTGAAGACGATGATGTGGTCGACTTCGTCGGTCGCGCCAAGGGTTTCTTCCAGAAGGACCTGCTGCGCGATCCCGCGATGAAGCTCTATTTCACCGCCGAGCCCAAGATCGATGGCCTGTCGGCCTCGCTGCGCTATGAAGATGGCGTGTTCGTGCGCGGCGCAACCCGGGGCGACGGCACCGAGGGTGAAGACATCACTGCCAATCTGCGCACCATTGGCGATATTCCCGAAAAGCTGAAGGGGTCGGGCTGGCCGACGGTGATCGAAATCCGCGGCGAGGTCTATATGACTCATGCCGAGTTCCAGCGGCTCAAGGCGCATTCGGCAAAGTTTGGTGGGCAGGACTACGTCAATCCGCGTAACACGGCTGCCGGCTCATTGCGCCAGAAGAACCCAGAGATCACCGCCAGCCGCAATCTCAATTTCTTTGCCTATGCCTGGGGCATCGCCGAAAATTCTGCCGGACAGCCGCAGGCGCCTGCGGAGACGCAGAGCGAAGCGGTCGCCAAGTTCAAGAAATGGGGCTTTGCCACCAATCCGCTGATGATCCGTACCGATTCAACGGACGAACTGCTGGCCCATTACCGCGAGATCGAGGCACAGCGCGCCACGCTGGGCTACGACATTGATGGCGTGGTCTATAAGCTGGACCGGCTCGACCTGCAGCAGCGCTGGGGCTTTGTTGCGCGCGCGCCACGCTGGGCCATCGCCCACAAGTTCCCGGCTGAGCAGGCCACCACAATCCTGACCGGTATCGACATTCAGGTGGGCCGCACCGGGGCGCTGACGCCGGTGGCGCGACTGGCGCCGGTCACCGTGGGCGGTGTGGTGGTCGAGAATGCCACGCTGCACAATGAGGACTATATCAAGGGTCTGGGCAATGATGGCGAGCCGATCCGCAATGGGGTGGATCTGCGCGTCGGCGATACGGTGATCGTCCAGCGCGCCGGTGACGTTATCCCGCAGATCGTTGATGTGGTGCTCGACAAGCGCCCGCAAGACGCCGTGCCCTTCGTCTTTCCCGAGACCTGTCCGGTGTGCGGTTCGCCCGCCGTGCGCGAGGTCAATGAAAAGACCGGCAAGGTGGATTCCAAGCGCCGCTGTACCGGGGAACTGGTGTGTCCCGCCCAAGCCATTGAAAAGCTCAAGCATTTCGTGGCCCGCGATGCCCTTGATATTGATGGGCTGGGCGACCGGCAGGTGACCCTCTTCTACGAAGAGGGCCGCATTGCCCGTCCGGCCGATATCTTCACGCTCAAGGCGCGCGACGAGCGCTCGATGAAAAAGCTCAAGGATGTAGACGGTTTTGGCGCGACCTCGGTCAAGAAGCTGTTCGACGCCATCGATGCGCGGCGCGCGCCGGAGCTGGATCGTTTCATCTATGCGCTGGGCATTCGCCATGTCGGGGAAACCACCGCAGCGCTGCTGGCCAGGACTTTCACCAGCATGGATGAATTCCGCCGCGTCGCGATCGAGGCCACCCATGCCGAGGGCGACAAGCACGCCGTGTTCCCCGAAATCAACGGCATTGGCGATACGGTGCGCAGCTCGGTGATGGGGTTCTTCGCCAATGATCGCAACATTCAGGCACTCGATGATCTGCTGGCCGAGGTCAAGCCGCAGGACTACATCGTCACCGTGTCGGCCGATAGCGTGGTGGCGGGCAAGACGGTGGTGTTCACCGGCTCGCTCGAAAAAATGACACGATCGGAAGCCAAGGCTATGGCCGAGCGGCTGGGCGCCAAGGTGGCCGGCTCGATTTCGGCGCAGACCGATATTCTGGTGGCTGGCCCCGGTGCAGGGTCCAAGCTGAAAAAGGCTGAAGAACTCGGTGTCGAGGTAATCAGCGAAGATGAGTGGTTCGAACGCGTCCAACAATAG
- a CDS encoding DUF3828 domain-containing protein, translating into MRLAVLAASLFLALSSVAAAQPFETPEALLEAFYKPYLDGDFSVDDAVFRSAGLQALYDADAENTPEGEMGALGFDPYIDAQDFELSALHIDTPAISGGYATVVVTFSNFGARRSLSYELVQEADGWKIDDVVSSNADNPYRLSDIFAGAAQ; encoded by the coding sequence ATGCGCCTTGCTGTCCTTGCTGCCAGCCTGTTTCTAGCCTTGAGCAGTGTTGCTGCCGCCCAGCCCTTCGAGACGCCCGAAGCGCTGCTTGAGGCATTCTACAAGCCTTATCTGGATGGTGACTTTTCGGTTGATGACGCCGTGTTCCGCTCGGCGGGTCTTCAGGCGCTGTATGATGCAGACGCCGAGAACACCCCGGAAGGTGAAATGGGTGCGCTGGGCTTTGATCCCTATATCGATGCCCAGGATTTTGAGCTAAGCGCGCTTCATATCGATACCCCTGCGATCTCGGGCGGCTACGCCACAGTGGTTGTGACCTTCAGCAATTTCGGTGCGCGGCGCAGCCTGAGCTACGAGCTGGTGCAGGAAGCCGATGGCTGGAAGATCGACGACGTGGTCTCGAGTAATGCCGATAATCCCTACCGCCTTAGCGACATCTTTGCCGGGGCCGCGCAATAG
- a CDS encoding aminopeptidase P family protein, producing MTASSFPPAVFQSFEEKVDPANVAPRLDALRAAMTKAGVDAFLIPRADAHRGESVPAGDARLAYVTGFTGSAGMAIVGPDKAGLFVDSRYTLQAPAQTDTDKVDIHEWLGAGYSPDLSSYVPKGGTLAYDPWLHTPGEVRSLSEQLGEHCTIVPHANLVDAIWSDRPGAPVSPIEFLGHNRAGQSAGEKIIAIQASLGTDKADAGVLTLPESICWLLNMRGRDVPNTPFVLGFAIVPRSGQPTLYLDAAKITNDLRTTLKGVAHIATTDTLTRDLAGLGSAGKTVLIDPSTAPAAIATTLREAGAKLLEKRDPVLLPKAVKNDAELAGMREAHTLDGVALAKFLAWFDATAPKGGLTEISIVTALEAFRREEETCVDASFDTISGAGPNGAIVHYRVTTKTDRTLKPGEIMLVDSGAQYLSGTTDITRTLSTGPTTPEQRDRFTRVLKGMIAITQARFPKGTSGAQLDILARQFLWQDGVTYNHGTGHGVGAYLGVHEGPIGIASRYPTPLAAGNVLSNEPGYYKAGEYGIRIENLIIVQDSSFAGFYDFETLTLAPIDRRLIEVTLLSPAERDWLNAYHQRVFEEIGPKVDATVRNWLQTATAAL from the coding sequence ATGACCGCCTCCAGCTTTCCGCCCGCCGTGTTTCAGAGCTTTGAGGAAAAGGTGGACCCCGCCAATGTCGCCCCCCGGCTGGATGCCCTGCGCGCCGCCATGACCAAGGCCGGGGTGGACGCCTTCCTGATTCCGCGTGCCGACGCCCATCGCGGCGAGTCGGTCCCCGCTGGCGACGCACGGCTGGCCTATGTCACCGGCTTCACCGGCTCGGCCGGCATGGCCATTGTCGGCCCCGACAAGGCGGGACTGTTCGTTGATAGCCGCTATACCCTGCAGGCCCCGGCCCAGACCGATACCGACAAGGTGGACATCCACGAATGGCTCGGCGCGGGCTATTCCCCGGATCTGTCCAGCTATGTGCCCAAGGGCGGGACGCTGGCCTATGACCCCTGGCTGCACACGCCCGGCGAGGTGCGCAGTCTGAGCGAACAGCTGGGCGAGCATTGCACCATCGTGCCTCACGCCAATCTGGTCGACGCGATCTGGAGCGACCGCCCCGGCGCGCCGGTCAGCCCGATCGAATTTCTCGGACACAACCGGGCCGGCCAAAGCGCTGGTGAAAAGATCATTGCCATTCAGGCCAGCCTTGGAACCGACAAGGCTGACGCCGGCGTGCTGACCCTGCCCGAGTCGATCTGCTGGCTGCTCAACATGCGCGGGCGCGATGTGCCGAACACGCCCTTCGTGCTCGGCTTTGCCATTGTGCCACGCAGCGGGCAGCCAACGCTTTATCTCGATGCCGCCAAGATCACCAATGACCTCAGAACGACGCTGAAGGGCGTGGCCCACATTGCCACGACCGACACGCTGACCCGTGATCTGGCCGGTTTGGGCAGTGCGGGCAAGACCGTATTGATCGACCCCAGCACCGCCCCGGCCGCTATTGCAACCACGCTGCGCGAGGCTGGCGCCAAGCTGCTCGAAAAGCGCGATCCGGTGTTGCTGCCCAAGGCGGTCAAGAACGATGCTGAACTGGCCGGCATGCGCGAAGCCCATACTCTGGACGGCGTGGCGCTGGCCAAGTTCCTGGCCTGGTTCGACGCCACCGCGCCCAAGGGCGGGCTGACCGAGATCAGCATTGTCACCGCGCTCGAAGCATTCCGGCGTGAAGAGGAAACCTGCGTCGATGCCAGCTTCGACACCATTTCGGGCGCCGGCCCCAATGGCGCCATCGTGCATTACCGGGTGACCACCAAGACCGACCGCACGCTCAAGCCCGGGGAGATCATGCTGGTCGATAGCGGGGCGCAATACCTCTCGGGCACCACAGACATCACCCGCACGCTCTCGACGGGACCCACCACGCCCGAACAGCGCGACCGCTTCACCCGCGTGCTCAAGGGCATGATCGCCATCACCCAGGCCCGCTTCCCCAAGGGCACCAGCGGCGCTCAGCTCGATATTCTGGCCCGCCAGTTTCTCTGGCAGGATGGCGTCACCTACAATCACGGCACCGGCCACGGCGTCGGCGCCTATCTGGGCGTGCATGAGGGACCCATCGGCATCGCCTCGCGCTACCCCACTCCACTGGCGGCCGGCAATGTGCTTTCCAACGAGCCCGGCTATTACAAGGCCGGTGAATATGGCATCCGCATCGAGAACCTGATCATCGTGCAGGACAGCAGCTTTGCCGGGTTTTACGACTTCGAGACCCTGACCCTGGCCCCCATCGACCGGCGCCTGATCGAGGTAACGCTGCTCAGCCCGGCCGAGCGCGACTGGCTCAACGCCTATCACCAGCGGGTGTTCGAAGAGATCGGCCCCAAGGTCGATGCGACGGTGCGCAACTGGCTGCAGACGGCGACCGCAGCGCTTTAG
- a CDS encoding 50S ribosomal protein L11 methyltransferase translates to MSVDQLSAPLTKDQAYALVDAVMERDDLALTASAHENEETGEWFFEATCDSPPDLESFVELARQTLGGKVDFSVSPIDPDFNWVAKSLEGLAPVSAGGFYVYGSHETGPVPGGLTAMKIDAAQAFGTGHHETTTGCLEAINMLLKRKKPRHMIDVGTGTGVLAIALAKRTKSPVIASDIDPISVTTTIANAEQNGVGKLIIAVEATGMTNPTIAQNGPYDLIVANILAGPLMALAPSVGRAAQKGATIILSGILQHQARGVINAYARQGMTLTQKLQRKEWTTLMLEMK, encoded by the coding sequence ATGTCCGTCGATCAGCTCTCCGCCCCGCTCACCAAGGATCAGGCCTATGCACTGGTCGATGCGGTCATGGAACGGGATGATCTGGCACTGACGGCCTCGGCCCACGAGAATGAAGAGACCGGCGAATGGTTCTTCGAGGCCACCTGCGATAGCCCGCCCGACCTTGAATCATTTGTTGAACTGGCGCGCCAGACCCTTGGTGGCAAAGTTGATTTTTCTGTTTCGCCAATTGATCCGGATTTCAACTGGGTAGCCAAATCACTTGAGGGTCTGGCTCCGGTCAGCGCCGGCGGGTTCTATGTTTATGGCAGCCATGAAACCGGCCCGGTCCCCGGCGGCCTGACAGCGATGAAAATCGATGCGGCACAGGCCTTTGGTACCGGTCACCACGAAACCACAACCGGCTGCCTTGAAGCCATCAACATGCTGCTCAAGCGCAAGAAGCCGCGCCACATGATCGATGTTGGCACCGGCACGGGCGTGCTCGCCATCGCCTTGGCCAAGCGCACCAAGAGCCCGGTGATCGCCAGCGATATCGACCCCATTTCGGTGACCACCACCATCGCCAATGCCGAGCAGAACGGCGTGGGCAAGCTGATCATCGCGGTGGAAGCCACCGGCATGACCAACCCGACCATCGCCCAGAACGGCCCCTATGATCTGATCGTAGCCAATATTCTGGCCGGTCCGCTCATGGCGCTGGCACCCTCGGTTGGCCGGGCGGCCCAGAAGGGCGCAACCATTATCCTGTCGGGCATCTTGCAGCATCAGGCGCGCGGCGTGATCAACGCCTATGCCCGCCAGGGCATGACCCTGACCCAGAAATTGCAGCGCAAGGAATGGACCACGCTGATGCTGGAAATGAAGTAG
- a CDS encoding putative quinol monooxygenase — protein sequence MYGLMGRMLAAPGEREALLAIMLEGHAPMPGCRSYVIARDPKSEDGIWITEVWDSKQAHTDSLQLPHVQATIAKAKPIIAGFAEFIETEPLGGSGL from the coding sequence ATGTATGGATTGATGGGCAGGATGCTGGCCGCACCGGGGGAACGCGAGGCGCTGCTGGCAATCATGCTGGAGGGACATGCGCCCATGCCCGGCTGTCGCAGCTATGTCATCGCCCGCGATCCCAAGAGCGAGGATGGCATCTGGATTACCGAGGTGTGGGACAGCAAGCAGGCGCACACCGACTCGCTGCAATTGCCTCATGTGCAGGCGACCATTGCCAAGGCAAAGCCGATCATTGCCGGCTTCGCCGAATTTATCGAGACCGAGCCATTGGGTGGCAGCGGGCTCTAG